DNA sequence from the Cohnella herbarum genome:
CGTTCTTCGTCGGTGAAGCCGGAGTTGCCGCGGTTGGCTTTCGCGTTTTTGATATCGATCTCTTGGTGGGCCACGTTCAAGTCGCCGCATACGATGACGGGCTTAAGCTTGTCCAGCTCCTGAAGGTACCCGCGGAACCGATCCTCCCACTCCACCCGATAGTCCAACCGGGACAAGTCGCGTTTGGCGTTCGGCGTATAGACGGTTACGAGGTAGAAATCGTCGAACTCCAGCGTGAGGATTCTACCTTCCGGCTCTTGATCTTCTTCCATGCCGTATCTAACCGACAGCGGTTTTATCCTTGTAATAATGGCCGTGCCGGAGTACCCTTTCTTCTCCGCATAGTTCCAATACTGCAAATATTCCTCGCCGTATTCCAGACAGATTTGCCCCTCTTGCAGCTTAGTCTCCTGTAAGCAGAATATATCGGCATTCATCTGTTTGAAATAATCGTTAAATCCTTTGTTGACGCATGCCCGTAGGCCGTTTACGTTCCATGACACCAGTTTCATCGTTATTTCCCCCCGTGATCGCGCAATTTTCTGTTACCAGTGTATCATAGTTCCCTTTCGGCGGATTGTTTTTTGCCCGAAACCTGCTATCCTTAAAGAGGGCCAATAACCTTCTTTCTAAACTACATTTAATAGGAATAGATGACAGATGACAATCGGATTTTTCGACTCGGGCTTGGGCGGCATTACGGTGCTAGAGGAGTCGCTCCGGAGGCTTCCGGCGCAGGATTATCTCTATATGGCGGATACGCTTCATGTTCCCTATGGAACGAAATCGCATGATGACGTTAAAAAATATATATTAAGCGCCGTCGAGACGATGATGGCCGAAGGCTTGGAAGCTTTGGTCGTGGCCTGCAATACGGCGACCAGCATCGCGGTTAACGAGCTTAGAGAGCTGTATTCCCTCCCGATCGTCGGGATGGAGCCGGCCGTAAAGCCTGCCGTGGAGATGAATCGCGCAACCGGGAAAAGAGTGCTGGTGTTCGCTACGCAGCTCACGCTGCAATTGCCGAAGTACTATGCTCTTGTTTCCCGCGTGGATGACGGGGGAATCGTGGATTCGCTGCCTTTGCCGGAACTCGTGGAATACTGCGAGGCATTGCAGTTCGATAGGCGTATCATAGGCGAGTATTTCCGCGAGAAGTTGTCCGGATACGACTTGAACGATTACGGAATCGTCGTGTTGGGCTGCACGCACTATCCGTTTTACACGGGCATTCTGAAAGAGATACTGCCTTCGCACATTCAGATCGTAGACGGCAATGCCGGTACGATCCGAAGGCTGTCCGCATTGCTAAGCCGTTACGGCGTGGCGACGGGCAGGGGGAGCGGAAAGGTCAAATTCATGTGCACGGGCGGAGAACAGGCTTATATCGATAAAATGCAAACCGCGTTAAATCTCCTCCGCGAGAATAACTTATAACTCGAAAGGCCGCGATGCTCCTTCATTGGAGCTTTCGCGGCCTTCTTGCATCCATCGGAATCTATGGCTTTACCCGACTTAATCGGATTCTGAAAGCGACATAAGTCATGAGGATCGGAACGCTTAAGGTAACCCCGATTAGCCATGCCGTCTTGCATATATTTTCTAGAACCGTTGCTTCTCCTCCGGAGGATGGAGACAGTTGCATGAGAATAAACGCGATTACCGTCAAGAAAGGGACAATAAGGAACGTTTGGAACTTTCTTACGGATCGTCTGTATTTCTCGTGTCTCGTTTCATTGTCCGTATAGATCGGTTTCGTGCCGGGCACCGCGGAGAAGACGTGAATGTTCCCGGAGGAGCAAACCCGAGTCCAACCGCTGGCCTCGAATAATTCGATGTAGTCGTCGAGTTCGCTTGGGCTTACATCGTTGTAGTCCACGCAATAGGTGAGCTGCCGCGGTTCGCCCCTGCGAAGCGTGTAGCCCGCGAAAGCGAAAGAATCCAGCAGCCAGCCCTTGGCGGCAAGACGGCTTAGTTTGTTCATATCGCCTTGCTCGGTAAAGGCAAGTCCTCCCGACATCGTGTAGCGTTTGTTCTTAGCCATTGTCATGCTCCTCCTTCGCGGATAACCAGGCTTGATTTCCATGCTCCGACATTCTTTTTCTTCGTTCGATCTCGTTAGAGACCAGTTGTTTGCCTTTGTCCGTTATGGCGTAGGTTTTGCGCCGATCGTTGTTGTCCTCCCCCGCTAGGAGGATGCATTCATTGTCTTGTAGCTTTTTAATTAACGTATAAGCTGTTGCGGGTCCGATCACGACTTCTCCTTGCGTTAATTTCTCGATATAATTCATGATCCCGTAGCCATGTCTCGGAACGAGCAGGGAGAGGAGGATGTAATAGGCTGCATCCGTTAACTGATCCATCTCAAGCGAATTATTGCGGGACAAACCCTCACCTCCGGCATTTATCGATTATATCCGTAATGAATATATCAATAATGGATATATCTGATATGGATATAATATCAGACGAAATCTAAGACGTCAAATAAATACGTAAGGATTATTTTCACGTAAGAAAAACCGTCAGAAGGAGTCTTCTGGACGGTTTTCAGCAGCTTATTGTTATGGAAAAAAGGGGAATGACTATCCTCTTTAATCACCACGTGTAAAAAGTACACTTAGATTGCCCGAAACTCGGGAGCTTTCTAGTCTAAGTGTAAAATGTGCAATTAGATAACGGATGATCTTCCTTAATTGCTCAAAGTACCCGAAATAGATGTAACTTCTACACTTAGATTTTTATTGGAAGAAAAACACCCCATCTAAATGTCATTTTTACACTTAGAAGTTTGAGCTTGAACCAAACCTGAACTTAATCCGAACCTAGTCCGAATCTATTCTGATTTAGCTTAAATCTAGCCCAAGC
Encoded proteins:
- a CDS encoding exodeoxyribonuclease III, with the protein product MKLVSWNVNGLRACVNKGFNDYFKQMNADIFCLQETKLQEGQICLEYGEEYLQYWNYAEKKGYSGTAIITRIKPLSVRYGMEEDQEPEGRILTLEFDDFYLVTVYTPNAKRDLSRLDYRVEWEDRFRGYLQELDKLKPVIVCGDLNVAHQEIDIKNAKANRGNSGFTDEERGKLTELLEAGFIDTFRHLYPERGDIFSWWSNMPGVRERNVGWRIDYFLASERLAPSIVDAQIDWEIKGSDHCPVVLEIEIA
- the murI gene encoding glutamate racemase, whose product is MTIGFFDSGLGGITVLEESLRRLPAQDYLYMADTLHVPYGTKSHDDVKKYILSAVETMMAEGLEALVVACNTATSIAVNELRELYSLPIVGMEPAVKPAVEMNRATGKRVLVFATQLTLQLPKYYALVSRVDDGGIVDSLPLPELVEYCEALQFDRRIIGEYFREKLSGYDLNDYGIVVLGCTHYPFYTGILKEILPSHIQIVDGNAGTIRRLSALLSRYGVATGRGSGKVKFMCTGGEQAYIDKMQTALNLLRENNL
- a CDS encoding DUF2812 domain-containing protein translates to MAKNKRYTMSGGLAFTEQGDMNKLSRLAAKGWLLDSFAFAGYTLRRGEPRQLTYCVDYNDVSPSELDDYIELFEASGWTRVCSSGNIHVFSAVPGTKPIYTDNETRHEKYRRSVRKFQTFLIVPFLTVIAFILMQLSPSSGGEATVLENICKTAWLIGVTLSVPILMTYVAFRIRLSRVKP
- a CDS encoding PadR family transcriptional regulator translates to MSRNNSLEMDQLTDAAYYILLSLLVPRHGYGIMNYIEKLTQGEVVIGPATAYTLIKKLQDNECILLAGEDNNDRRKTYAITDKGKQLVSNEIERRKRMSEHGNQAWLSAKEEHDNG